One Cryptosporidium parvum Iowa II chromosome 5, whole genome shotgun sequence DNA segment encodes these proteins:
- a CDS encoding enolase (2-phosphoglycerate dehydratase) — SLAMPSILSVKAREILDSRGNPTVEAEITTEQGVFRACCPSGASTGIYEAKELRDGDEKRYLGKGVQKAVENVNKIIAPALIGKDPTHQTELDTMMTEQLDGSKNEYGFTKSKLGANATTAVSFALARAGAAARGVPLYKYIAELAGNDTNNFVMPVPSFNVLNGGKHAGNALAPQEFMIFPVGAPNFKEALRYGAEVYHTLKSVIKKKYGLGATNIGDEGGFAPDIATPEEALDLITEAINICGYSGKIKISLDPAASEFFVEDKKCYDLNFKCKDSNNYLSSQELTEMWKNICSKYDIASIEDPFDQDDYEAYASLTSQVGEKVQIMGDDLFVTNMSRLRIGKEKGACNALLLKVNQIGTVTEAIAAFDLARSFGWGIQVSHRSGETEDTFIADLTVGLGTGQLKTGAPCRSERVAKYNQLMRIEEELGNNCSFAGANFRKPIARIR, encoded by the coding sequence AGTTTAGCCATGCCTTCTATATTGTCAGTAAAAGCACGTGAAATTTTGGATTCCAGAGGAAATCCAACTGTAGAAGCAGAAATTACAACAGAGCAAGGAGTATTCAGAGCATGTTGCCCCTCTGGTGCCTCAACAGGTATCTATGAAGCCAAGGAATTACGTGATGGTGATGAGAAGAGATATCTCGGTAAAGGTGTGCAAAAAGCTGTTGAAAatgtaaataaaataattgcTCCTGCATTGATTGGTAAAGACCCAACACATCAAACAGAGCTCGATACCATGATGACAGAACAGTTGGATGGTTCAAAGAATGAGTATGGTTTCACAAAGTCAAAGCTCGGTGCTAATGCGACAACGGCAGTTTCCTTCGCATTGGCCAGAGCAGGAGCAGCAGCAAGAGGCGTTCCATTATACAAGTATATCGCTGAATTGGCAGGAAATGATACTAATAACTTCGTTATGCCTGTTCCGTCATTTAATGTTTTGAATGGAGGAAAGCATGCAGGTAATGCTCTTGCTCCTCAAGAGTTCATGATTTTCCCAGTAGGCGCACCAAATTTCAAGGAGGCACTTAGATATGGCGCCGAGGTATATCACACCTTGAAATCAGTTATCAAGAAAAAGTATGGATTAGGAGCTACAAATATTGGTGATGAGGGTGGGTTTGCTCCAGATATTGCTACTCCAGAGGAAGCACTCGACTTGATTACAGAGGCAATAAACATCTGTGGATATTCAGGCAAGATTAAAATCTCTTTAGATCCTGCAGCTTCTGAATTTTTTGTTGAGGATAAGAAGTGCTATGATCTAAACTTCAAGTGCAAAGACTCTAATAATTATCTTTCGAGCCAAGAGCTAACGGAGATGTGGAAGAACATTTGTTCAAAGTATGATATCGCAAGCATTGAGGATCCATTTGATCAGGATGATTATGAAGCATATGCTTCATTGACAAGCCAAGTTGGTGAGAAAGTTCAAATTATGGGAgatgatttatttgttaCTAATATGAGCCGTCTCAGGATCGGAAAGGAGAAAGGCGCATGCAACGCTTTGCTATTAAAGGTCAACCAGATCGGCACTGTTACAGAAGCAATCGCAGCATTTGACCTCGCAAGATCGTTTGGCTGGGGTATTCAAGTTTCACACAGATCTGGAGAGACAGAAGATACATTTATCGCAGATTTAACTGTTGGCCTAGGTACAGGCCAACTTAAAACTGGCGCGCCTTGTAGAAGTGAGCGCGTTGCTAAGTACAACCAACTAATGCGTATCGAAGAAGAGCTTGGCAATAACTGTTCCTTTGCAGGAGCCAACTTCAGAAAACCCATCGCAAGAATCAGATAA
- a CDS encoding AtPH1 like protein with a pleckstrin homology (PH) domain, translated as LPHMFLGSPQISIRQDEIVKQGWLYKQSRFLKDWRRRWFVLTRNYLASFKDQRSLSTPTESLMLSECLTVRSADEDTNKENSFRVDTPNRVFFLIAENPIEKEEWIGQIGRQMIRPTVYQHDY; from the coding sequence CTACCGCACATGTTTCTGGGAAGCCCACAGATTTCCATTAGGCAAGACGAGATTGTTAAGCAAGGGTGGCTTTACAAACAAAGTCGATTTCTAAAAGATTGGCGTAGAAGATGGTTCGTATTAACAAGGAACTACCTCGCAAGCTTTAAAGATCAAAGAAGCCTTTCCACTCCTACTGAGTCATTAATGCTCTCCGAATGTCTAACTGTCAGATCCGCTGATGAAGatacaaataaagaaaattcatttagGGTTGACACCCCAAACAGAGTCTTCTTTTTAATAGCTGAAAACCcaattgaaaaagaagaatggATTGGGCAAATAGGGAGACAAATGATTAGACCAACTGTATACCAACACGACTACTAG